In Oryzias latipes chromosome 15, ASM223467v1, the following proteins share a genomic window:
- the gins1 gene encoding DNA replication complex GINS protein PSF1 isoform X1 has protein sequence MMFCEKAVELVRELQRLSDGQLPAFNEDGLRQVLQEMESLYDQNQADVNEAKAGRSDFIPSIKLRHSCLLRNQRCVTAYLYDRLLRIRALRWEYGSVLPANVRFHMCAEEVEWFSQYKKSLASFMRSIGGGEGLDITQDMKPPKSLYIQVRCIKDHGEFEIDDGTIILLKKNSQHFLPRWKCEHLIRQGVLEHVLS, from the exons ATGATGTTCTGTGAGAAAGCCGTCGAATTGGTCCGGGAGCTGCAGCGGCTGAGCGATGGACAGCTGCCCGCCTTTAAC GAGGATGGACTCCGGCAGGTTCTACAGGAGATGGagtctctgtatgaccagaaCCAGGCTGACGT GAACGAGGCGAAGGCGGGGCGCTCCGATTTCATCCCCTCCATCAAGCTCCGACACAGCTGCCTGCTCCGAAACCAGCGCTGTGTCACCGCCTACCT TTATGACCGGCTGCTGAGGATCAGAGCACTCCGCTGGGAGTACGGCAGCGTGTTGCCGGCAAACGTCCGCTTTCACATGTGTGCAGAGGAG GTGGAGTGGTTCAGTCAGTATAAGAAGTCTCTGGCCTCCTTCATGCGCTCCATCGGGGGAGGGGAGGGTCTCGACATAACACAGGACATGAAGCCCCCAAAGAGTCTGTATATTCAG GTGAGGTGCATTAAGGACCATGGCGAGTTTGAAATTGATGACGGGACGATTATCCTGCTGAAGAAGAACAGCCAG CACTTCCTGCCGCGCTGGAAATGTGAGCATCTGATTCGTCAGGGCGTCCTGGAGCATGTGCTGTCCTAA
- the gins1 gene encoding DNA replication complex GINS protein PSF1 isoform X2 has translation MSSMGLVYRLSVSRPEDGLRQVLQEMESLYDQNQADVNEAKAGRSDFIPSIKLRHSCLLRNQRCVTAYLYDRLLRIRALRWEYGSVLPANVRFHMCAEEVEWFSQYKKSLASFMRSIGGGEGLDITQDMKPPKSLYIQVRCIKDHGEFEIDDGTIILLKKNSQHFLPRWKCEHLIRQGVLEHVLS, from the exons ATGAGCTCGATGGGTTTGGTCTATCGCCTGTCAGTCAGCAGACCGGAA GATGGACTCCGGCAGGTTCTACAGGAGATGGagtctctgtatgaccagaaCCAGGCTGACGT GAACGAGGCGAAGGCGGGGCGCTCCGATTTCATCCCCTCCATCAAGCTCCGACACAGCTGCCTGCTCCGAAACCAGCGCTGTGTCACCGCCTACCT TTATGACCGGCTGCTGAGGATCAGAGCACTCCGCTGGGAGTACGGCAGCGTGTTGCCGGCAAACGTCCGCTTTCACATGTGTGCAGAGGAG GTGGAGTGGTTCAGTCAGTATAAGAAGTCTCTGGCCTCCTTCATGCGCTCCATCGGGGGAGGGGAGGGTCTCGACATAACACAGGACATGAAGCCCCCAAAGAGTCTGTATATTCAG GTGAGGTGCATTAAGGACCATGGCGAGTTTGAAATTGATGACGGGACGATTATCCTGCTGAAGAAGAACAGCCAG CACTTCCTGCCGCGCTGGAAATGTGAGCATCTGATTCGTCAGGGCGTCCTGGAGCATGTGCTGTCCTAA
- the gins1 gene encoding DNA replication complex GINS protein PSF1 isoform X3, translated as MESLYDQNQADVNEAKAGRSDFIPSIKLRHSCLLRNQRCVTAYLYDRLLRIRALRWEYGSVLPANVRFHMCAEEVEWFSQYKKSLASFMRSIGGGEGLDITQDMKPPKSLYIQVRCIKDHGEFEIDDGTIILLKKNSQHFLPRWKCEHLIRQGVLEHVLS; from the exons ATGGagtctctgtatgaccagaaCCAGGCTGACGT GAACGAGGCGAAGGCGGGGCGCTCCGATTTCATCCCCTCCATCAAGCTCCGACACAGCTGCCTGCTCCGAAACCAGCGCTGTGTCACCGCCTACCT TTATGACCGGCTGCTGAGGATCAGAGCACTCCGCTGGGAGTACGGCAGCGTGTTGCCGGCAAACGTCCGCTTTCACATGTGTGCAGAGGAG GTGGAGTGGTTCAGTCAGTATAAGAAGTCTCTGGCCTCCTTCATGCGCTCCATCGGGGGAGGGGAGGGTCTCGACATAACACAGGACATGAAGCCCCCAAAGAGTCTGTATATTCAG GTGAGGTGCATTAAGGACCATGGCGAGTTTGAAATTGATGACGGGACGATTATCCTGCTGAAGAAGAACAGCCAG CACTTCCTGCCGCGCTGGAAATGTGAGCATCTGATTCGTCAGGGCGTCCTGGAGCATGTGCTGTCCTAA